The Gammaproteobacteria bacterium genome includes the window ATTGCCGCCCGCGAAATACGGGCGCCATTGTGCGAAATGGCTGGTATTTCGCGGGCTCGCATTGACTTGCGCCAATGGCGGCACATCCCTGTGCCGCGCTATTAACCCGACAATCCTAATTGCCGGGTTAATATCAACCCGGCAATCAAACAGCTCGTCCTGAGCTGTTTGATGGTCACCTGCGAAATCCGCCCGCCATCTGGCGAATCAAACGCACCCGGATGATCACGGCCCCACCGCCCCGTCACGCCCTCACACTCACAAGGAGGATCGGGGAAACGAACCCAGCACTCTCAACATAGCCGAATCCTCGCGCAGCTGCTGCAAGGCCCTGGCGACAACGGGGTCAATCTGATGTCCCAGCAGGTCCACGAAAAAAACGTATTCCCACACCCCGCGCCGGGACGGACGGGATTCGATGCGGGTCATGGAAATGCCGTGTTTCGCCAGCGGTGCCAGAAGTTCGTAAAGTGCACCGGGCCGATTCGGCGCGGCCAGCAACAAAGCCGTTTTATCGTCACCGCTGGGGGGCACATTTTCCCGCCCGATGACCAGAAAACGGGTGGTGTTCTCCGGCTCGTCCTCGATATTCGGGGCCAAGACCTGCAATCCATAAAGACCGGCCGCCTGTTCCCCTGCTATGGCCGCCGCGTTTTCTTCCTCTGCCGCGCGCCGCGCGGCTTCCCCATTGGAGTTGACCGGCACGCGTTCCACATTTGCCAGGTGGCTGTTCAACCACTCGCGACATTGTGCCAGGGACTGCTGGTGAGAATAGACCCGTTTGACGGCGGCAAGCCCCGCGGCCTTGCTGAGCAGGCTATGGTGAATGCGCAATTGCACCTCGCCCACGATTTTCAGGGGGGAATTGAGAAACATGTCCAAGGTGTGAGTGACCACACCTTCCGTGGAGTTCTCCACCGGCACCACACCGTAATGACTGGCGCCTGCTTCCACGTCACGGAAGACTTCGTCTATGGTCTGCTGTGCCACTGTGGCGACCGAGTGACCAAAGTGCTTCAGCGCCGCCGCCTGGGTAAAGGTGCCCTCCGGGCCGAGATAGGCAACGCGCAGGGGTTGCTCCAGCGCCAGACAGGCGGACATGATTTCGCGAAACAGCCGCACCATTTCGTCATCGCTCAACGGTCCCGGATTGCGCTCACGCAGGCGGCGCAACACCTGGGCCTCGCGCTCCGGCCGGTAGAAGCTGTCCTGCCCGTCACCCTGCTCACTTTGCTTGAAACGGGCGATACCCTGGGCGCAGCGTGCCCGCTCGCAGATCAGGTTTTGTATTTGCAGGTCCAGCTCGTCGATGCGCTCGCGCAAGACTGCCAGTCGTTCTTGTTCCTTCATGGGAAACCCGGTCGGTCTACAGGCGGCGCACTGACAGCACGCCTTCAATGGCGGCAATACGGCCGGTCACCTCATCAGGCAAGGGGCGGTCCACATCAATCAAGGTGTAGGCCACGTTGCCGCGGGATTTGTTCAGCATGTCCAGAATGTTCAAGCCGGCATCGGCCAGGGCGGTGGAGATTTGTCCCACCATATTGGGCACGTTGGCATTGGCGATGGCCACGCGGAAACCGCCCTCGCTGCGGGGCATGATCACTTCGGGGAAATTCACCGAGTTGTGAACATTGCCGTTTTCCAGATAATCCCGCACCTGTCCGGCCACCATCACCGCACAGTTGTCTTCCGCTTCCCTGGTGGACGCCCCCACGTGCGGGAGCGCAATCACTCGCGGGTGGTTTTTCAGTTGATTGTTGGGAAAATCGCAGACGTAGGCGTACAACTTGCCGCCCGCCAGGGCGTCCAACACCGCCCGGTCCTCCACGATCCCCTGGCGGGCGAAGTTGAGGACCACCGCCTTGTCCTTCATCAGGCCGATGCGTGCTTTGTTGATCATGTGACGGGTGCCTTCCACCAGGGGCACATGAAAAGAAACGAAATCGGACTCGGCCAACAGGTCATCCACACTGCGGGCCTGCTGCACCTCGGCGGACAGGCGCCAGGCACTTTGCACGGTGATCTGGGGATCGTAGCCAATGACCTTCATACCCAAGCGGGACGCGGCATTGGCCACTTTGACCCCGATGGCACCCAAGCCGATCACACCCAGTGTCCGGCCTGGCAGTTCGAAGCCGACGAATTTTTTCTTGCCGGCTTCCACCTGTTTGTTCAAAGTTTCGTCATCGCCTTCCAGCCCGCGGGCGAAGTCCCAGGCCTGGCAGATGTTGCGGGCGGCCAGCAACATGCCGGCCAGCACCAGCTCTTTCACAGCATTGGCGTTGGCGCCGGGGGTGTTGAACACGGCTATGCCGCGCGCGGTGCAGTCCGCCACCGGAATATTGTTCACCCCGGCGCCGGCACGGCCCACGGCTTTGAGGCTGTCGGGCAGGGCCATGTCGTGCATTTTGAAAGAACGCAGCAAAATGGCGTCCGGATGTTGGATTTCTGAAGCGACTTCGTAGCTCTCCCGCGGCAAGCGCTCCAGGCCCGCCACGGAGATGTTGTTCAACGTGAGTATCTTGAACATGTCAGTGCCTTCCCTTTAACCGTGACGGCGCTCGAATTCCGCCATGAATTCGACCAGGGCGTCCACGCCCTCCTCCGGCATGGCGTTGTAAATGCTGGCCCGCATGCCGCCCACGGATCGGTGGCCCTTGAGGGTTTTCAGGCCGCACTCCGCGGCTTCTTTGAGAAACACGGCGTCCAGTCCGGCGTCCAGCAGGGTGAAGGGCACGTTCATCCAGGAGCGGCAGTCGGGTTCCACCGGGTTGCTGTAGAACCCGGACGCGTCGATGGCCTCATAGAGTTTCCCGGCCTTGCGTTGGTTGATCTGCCCCATGGCGCTCAAACCGCCTTGACGTTTCAACCACTGAAACACCAGGCCGGCGACGTACCAGGCATAGGTGGGTGGGGTGTTGTACATGGAGCCTGCATCGGCCTGGGTTTTATAGTCAAACATACTGGGTGTGGCGGGCGCCGCCGCGCCGAGGAGATCGTCGCGGACGATGACAATGGTCAGGCCCGCAGGACCGATGTTTTTCTGGGCGCCGGCGTAAATCACACCGTAACGGGACACATCAATGGGGCGCGACAAAATGGTAGACGACATGTCGGCCACCAGGGGGACATCACCGGTTTCGGGCACCCAGTGGAACTCCACCCCGCCGATGGTTTCATTGGGCGTGTAGTGCACATAAGCCGCCTGCGGGTCGAGCCGCCATTCCTCTTGCGGGGGAATTCCGGTGAAGTTGCCGCGCTCGCCGCTGGCCGCCACGTTCACCGTACAATAGCGGCGAGCTTCGGCGATGGCCTTTTTCGACCAGGCACCGGTGTTGATGTAATCCGCCCTTTCCCTGCCACGCAACACGTTCAAAGGCACCATGGCGAACTGGCTGCTGGCGCCGCCTTGCAGGAACAATACCTTGTAGTGCTCAGGCACCGCCAGCAATTCGCGCAAATCCGCCTCGGCCTGCTCCGCAATACTGACGAAGGCCTTGCTGCGGTGACTCATTTCCATCACCGACATGCCGGAACCGTGCCAATCCAACAGTTCTTGTTGCGCTTGCTGAAGCACTTCTTCCGGCAGCACCGCTGGACCGGCGCTGAAATTAAATACTCGTGACATGGTGATCTTGCCTCGACTTGCTAATAAATTCTTTCCCTTGACGGGGGACTTTCCCCTTTGTGACCGAAAGGGGAAGCGAGGGGGGTTGCCTGTCATTGGGCACAAGCCCAGGTCACATTGTCCGGTGACTTATGTATCGCCCGTTTCGCCGTCCGGTTCGTTCTCTTCCTCGCCCGGCTCCTCGATGCGCGCCACCCCCACCAGCACCTCACCGTCATCCAAACTGATGAGCCGCACCCCCTGGGTGTTGCGCCCCATGATGGAAATATCCCTCACGGCGGTGCGCACCAGGGTGCCCCGGTCGGTGATCAGCATGACTTCGTTGTCATCCGCCACCCGCAGGGCGCTGACCACCTTGCCGTTGCGTTCGGTGGTCTGGATGGCAATGACACCCTGGCCACCGCGGCCATGCACGGGAAATTCGTTCAAGGGCGTGCGTTTGCCATAGCCGTGCTCGGTGGCGGTCAGCACCGTGTCAGCTTCATTGGCGATAATCAGGGCGATTACGTTCTGACCCGCCTCCAGCCGGATTCCCCGCACGCCCCGGGCGGTGCGACCCATGGCGCGCACGTTTTCTTCTTTGAAGCGCACCGCTTTGCCCGCGCTGGTGAACAGCAGCACGTCCTGCTGGCCGTCGGTGAGTTTGGCACTGACCAGGTAATCGTCTTCCACCAGTTCAATGGCAATGATGCCGCTGCTGCGGGGGCGCGAAAAATCCGGCAGCGGCGTTTTTTTCACCGTGCCCGTGGCGGTGGCCATGAACACGAATTTGTCTTGCCCGTATTCCCTGATGGGCAGTACGGCGGTGATGCGCTCACCCTCTTCCAAAGGCAGCAGATTGACAATGGGCTTGCCCCGCGCGCCGCGTCCCGCCAACGGCAGTTCGTAGACCTTCTTCCAGTACACCTTGCCGCGGTTGGAAAAGCACAAAATGGTGGCGTGGGTGCTGGCGACAATGAGAGTGTCGACGAAGTCTTCTTCCTTCATGGCCGTGGCCGCCTTGCCCTTGCCGCCGCGCCGCTGGGTGCGGTATTCAGAAATCGGCTGGGCCTTGGCGTAACCACCGTGGGACAGGGTCACCACCACGTCTTCCTCGGGAATCAAATCCTCGATGCTGAGATCCTGATGGGTGGTGCGAATCTCCGTGCGGCGTTCATCGCCGTACTGTTCCCTGATGGCATGCAGTTCGTCGCGGATGACCTGCATCAACCGGTCTGGGTCGCTCAAGATTTCCAGCAAGTCCTGAATTTTATCCAATATATCTTTATATTCATTCAGGATCTTCTCCTGCTCCAACCCGGTCAGGCGATGCAGGCGCAAGTCCAGAATGGCTTGCGCCTGGGCTTCCGACAAACGGTAGCCCGCCTCGCTCATTCCGTACTCCGGCGCCAGGCCGTCGGGCCGCGAGGCCTCAGCGCCGGCCCGGGCCAGCATGTCCGTCACCACGCCGGGGGGCCAGGGTCGAGCCACCAAGCCCGCTTTCGCCTCGGCCGGGCCGGGCGCGGCTTTGATCAGGGCGATGATGGGGTCAATATTGGCCAGGGCGATGGCCAGACCTTCCAACACGTGCCCCCGTTCGCGGGCTTTGCGCAGCTCGTAGACGGTGCGGCGGGTCACCACTTCGCGGCGGTGGCGGATGAAGCATTCCAGCACCTGCTTGAGATTGAGCAGACGCGGCTGGCGGTCCACCAGGGCCACCATGTTGATGCCGAACACGCTTTGGAGCTGGGTATGCTGATAAAGATTGTTCAGCACCACTTCGGCCACTTCACCCCGCCGCAGGCCGATAACCATACGCATGCCGTCCTTGTCTGATTCGTCGCGCAGCTCATTGATGCCTTCGATGCGTTTTTCCTTCACCAGCTCGGCGATTTTTTCCAGTAGGTTCGCCTTGTTCACCTGGTAGGGCAGCTCGGTGACGATGATGTATTCCTTGCCCTTGGCATCGGTCTCGATTTCGGTGCGGGCGCGCACGTAAATGCGGCCGCGGCCGCTGTGGTAGGCCTCATGGATACCCCGCGCACCGTTGATGATGGCGGCGGTGGGAAAGTCGGGACCGGGGATGTGCTGCATCAGGCCGGGAATGTCGATGTCGGGATTGTCGATCAGCGCCAGACAGCCTGCGATGACCTCGGACAGATTGTGGGGCGGGATATTGGTGGCCAGCCCCACGGCGATACCTGCCGCACCGTTGACCAGGAGATTGGGCACCCGCGCCGGCAGCACGGCGGGTTCGTGCTCGGATTCGTCATAGTTGGGGATGAAGTCAACAGTCTCTTTGTCAATGTCCACCAGCAAATCGTGGGCGATGCGCGCCATGCGCACTTCGGTGTAGCGCATGGCCGCCGGGGCGTCGCCGTCTACCGAGCCGAAATTTCCCTGCCCGTCCACCAGCATATAGCGCATGGAAAAGGGCTGGGCCATACGCACGATGGCGTCGTACACTGCCCCCTCGCCGTGGGGGTGGTATTTGCCGATCACATCGCCCACCACGCGGGCAGATTTTTTGTAGGGCTTGTTCCACTCGTTGCCCAGCTCATGCATGGCATAGAGCACCCGCCGGTGCACTGGCTTGAGCCCATCCCGCGCATCCGGAAGCGCCCGCCCGACAATCACGCTCATGGCGTACTCCATATAGGAGGACTTCATCTCGTCTTCGATATTGACGGGCAGAACTTCTTTGGCGAAATCGGTCATAAAGCTCCCTCGAAGCCGCCCGGCGGGGCGGGGTTTGACATGGCGAAAATAAACGGGGAATTCTAACACAGTGGCGCCCGTCAGGGGCGCTGCCCGGCT containing:
- the pheA gene encoding prephenate dehydratase → MKEQERLAVLRERIDELDLQIQNLICERARCAQGIARFKQSEQGDGQDSFYRPEREAQVLRRLRERNPGPLSDDEMVRLFREIMSACLALEQPLRVAYLGPEGTFTQAAALKHFGHSVATVAQQTIDEVFRDVEAGASHYGVVPVENSTEGVVTHTLDMFLNSPLKIVGEVQLRIHHSLLSKAAGLAAVKRVYSHQQSLAQCREWLNSHLANVERVPVNSNGEAARRAAEEENAAAIAGEQAAGLYGLQVLAPNIEDEPENTTRFLVIGRENVPPSGDDKTALLLAAPNRPGALYELLAPLAKHGISMTRIESRPSRRGVWEYVFFVDLLGHQIDPVVARALQQLREDSAMLRVLGSFPRSSL
- a CDS encoding 3-phosphoglycerate dehydrogenase; translated protein: MFKILTLNNISVAGLERLPRESYEVASEIQHPDAILLRSFKMHDMALPDSLKAVGRAGAGVNNIPVADCTARGIAVFNTPGANANAVKELVLAGMLLAARNICQAWDFARGLEGDDETLNKQVEAGKKKFVGFELPGRTLGVIGLGAIGVKVANAASRLGMKVIGYDPQITVQSAWRLSAEVQQARSVDDLLAESDFVSFHVPLVEGTRHMINKARIGLMKDKAVVLNFARQGIVEDRAVLDALAGGKLYAYVCDFPNNQLKNHPRVIALPHVGASTREAEDNCAVMVAGQVRDYLENGNVHNSVNFPEVIMPRSEGGFRVAIANANVPNMVGQISTALADAGLNILDMLNKSRGNVAYTLIDVDRPLPDEVTGRIAAIEGVLSVRRL
- the serC gene encoding 3-phosphoserine/phosphohydroxythreonine transaminase translates to MSRVFNFSAGPAVLPEEVLQQAQQELLDWHGSGMSVMEMSHRSKAFVSIAEQAEADLRELLAVPEHYKVLFLQGGASSQFAMVPLNVLRGRERADYINTGAWSKKAIAEARRYCTVNVAASGERGNFTGIPPQEEWRLDPQAAYVHYTPNETIGGVEFHWVPETGDVPLVADMSSTILSRPIDVSRYGVIYAGAQKNIGPAGLTIVIVRDDLLGAAAPATPSMFDYKTQADAGSMYNTPPTYAWYVAGLVFQWLKRQGGLSAMGQINQRKAGKLYEAIDASGFYSNPVEPDCRSWMNVPFTLLDAGLDAVFLKEAAECGLKTLKGHRSVGGMRASIYNAMPEEGVDALVEFMAEFERRHG
- the gyrA gene encoding DNA gyrase subunit A, giving the protein MTDFAKEVLPVNIEDEMKSSYMEYAMSVIVGRALPDARDGLKPVHRRVLYAMHELGNEWNKPYKKSARVVGDVIGKYHPHGEGAVYDAIVRMAQPFSMRYMLVDGQGNFGSVDGDAPAAMRYTEVRMARIAHDLLVDIDKETVDFIPNYDESEHEPAVLPARVPNLLVNGAAGIAVGLATNIPPHNLSEVIAGCLALIDNPDIDIPGLMQHIPGPDFPTAAIINGARGIHEAYHSGRGRIYVRARTEIETDAKGKEYIIVTELPYQVNKANLLEKIAELVKEKRIEGINELRDESDKDGMRMVIGLRRGEVAEVVLNNLYQHTQLQSVFGINMVALVDRQPRLLNLKQVLECFIRHRREVVTRRTVYELRKARERGHVLEGLAIALANIDPIIALIKAAPGPAEAKAGLVARPWPPGVVTDMLARAGAEASRPDGLAPEYGMSEAGYRLSEAQAQAILDLRLHRLTGLEQEKILNEYKDILDKIQDLLEILSDPDRLMQVIRDELHAIREQYGDERRTEIRTTHQDLSIEDLIPEEDVVVTLSHGGYAKAQPISEYRTQRRGGKGKAATAMKEEDFVDTLIVASTHATILCFSNRGKVYWKKVYELPLAGRGARGKPIVNLLPLEEGERITAVLPIREYGQDKFVFMATATGTVKKTPLPDFSRPRSSGIIAIELVEDDYLVSAKLTDGQQDVLLFTSAGKAVRFKEENVRAMGRTARGVRGIRLEAGQNVIALIIANEADTVLTATEHGYGKRTPLNEFPVHGRGGQGVIAIQTTERNGKVVSALRVADDNEVMLITDRGTLVRTAVRDISIMGRNTQGVRLISLDDGEVLVGVARIEEPGEEENEPDGETGDT